In the Tessaracoccus lacteus genome, CGAGGCGGTGGCGAGGGTCTCGGTCGAGGCGGGCATCGCTCTGGGCTGGCGCGAGGTCGTCGGCGCCACGGGGGAGATCGTCTCCATCGATCACTTCGGCGAGTCGGCCCCCGGGGCGGCGCTGTTCGCCAAGTACGGGTTCACGGCGGGGAATGTGGCGGAACGGGCGAAGGCTGCGATCTCCCGAACCACGTGTGCTGTGTGATGGGTCCGACAGGAAGGAGCCGCCATGGCCAGGATCGTCTACGGGATGAACCAGTCGCTGGACGGGTACGTGGACCACGACCGGTTCGGCCCCGACGAGACGCTGTTTAGGCACTTCGTCGACGAGGTCGGCTCGCAGGCCGGCTGCCTCTACGGCCGCACCATGTACTCCCTGATGCGGTACTGGGACGACGACGATCCCGGCTGGAGCGACGACGAGCGCGCCTACGCGACCGCCTGGCGTGCGCTGCCCAAGTGGGTGGTCTCCGGCACGCTGGCCGACGTCGGCCCCAACGCCACGCTCATCCGGGGTGACCTCTCGGAGGTCGTGCGCCGGCTGAAGGAG is a window encoding:
- a CDS encoding dihydrofolate reductase family protein, whose translation is MARIVYGMNQSLDGYVDHDRFGPDETLFRHFVDEVGSQAGCLYGRTMYSLMRYWDDDDPGWSDDERAYATAWRALPKWVVSGTLADVGPNATLIRGDLSEVVRRLKEDVDGEIEVAGPVLASGLGRLGLIDEYRIYLHPVVLGHGTPFFNGFRPELRLTGHEQIGDRALKLTFEPTDGGA